Proteins co-encoded in one Pseudoliparis swirei isolate HS2019 ecotype Mariana Trench chromosome 7, NWPU_hadal_v1, whole genome shotgun sequence genomic window:
- the prdm8b gene encoding PR domain zinc finger protein 8b: MEESSAQKSVWDGDAKAVQQCLTDIFTSVFTTCDILENAIFGPCVLSHTSLYDSIAFIALKSTDKRTAPYIFRVDTSAANSTSEGLMWLRLVQSARDPEEQNLEAYVKNGQLLYRSLHRIEKDEELLVWYGKDLVDLLLLGATRAPPKAKGSSHYSCPDCSQRFQFEFPFLAHLRFRCTKRLQSMTNGEEREPCKDGGGAERANATSPTGTSPKPGPAAAAAQDANKPSTDFHNLARDLENNRTSPPSDKEAEICSESSGKRKFSEVEDRERRAPPGLLQAKSKDELATSAQNYRGAYGLEENHKTFSAPAATELGQGKRSAFTEVKKTPQNLKHHGGKNLQGANSENKDGGRPSGAPLEKHLNIRQVLSETQPPQASPMGSAFTSVAQHGGGERKSAFSQPSRSFSQISPLVMPTKLLDCRPAVGDTISSSRLYQADHLAAKLHGAELGANCPVPGGGGGVAKQNPFVYATTFWPKSSGAIQLQMPSALTLLPPSFTSLCLPAQNWCAKCNASFRMTSDLVYHMRSHHKKEFAMEPMVKRRREEKLKCPICNESFRERHHLSRHMTSHN, encoded by the exons ATGGAGGAGTCCAGCGCCCAGAAGTCGGTGTGGGATGGGGACGCCAAAGCGGTGCAGCAGTGCCTCACGGATATCTTCACCAGCGTGTTCACCACGTGCGACATCCTGGAGAACGCGATCTTCGGCCCGTGCGTGCTGAGCCACACGTCGCTGTACGACAGCATCGCGTTCATCGCGCTCAAGTCCACCGACAAGCGCACGGCCCCGTACATCTTCAGG GTGGACACGTCGGCGGCCAACAGCACCTCGGAGGGCCTGATGTGGCTCCGGCTGGTCCAGTCGGCCCGGGACCCAGAGGAGCAGAACCTGGAGGCCTACGTGAAGAACGGCCAGCTCCTGTACCGCTCGCTGCACCGCATCGAGAAGGACGAGGAGCTACTGGTCTGGTACGGCAAAGACCTTgtggacctgctgctgctgggcgcCACCCGGGCGCCGCCCAAGGCCAAAG GTTCGTCCCACTACTCGTGTCCCGACTGCAGCCAGCGGTTCCAGTTCGAGTTCCCCTTCCTGGCCCACCTCCGGTTCCGCTGCACCAAAAGATTGCAGAGCATGACGAATGGCGAAGAGAGGGAGCCCTGCAAAGATGGTGGCGGCGCCGAGCGGGCCAACGCCACCTCGCCCACCGGGACCAGCCCAAAGCCGGgaccggccgccgccgccgctcaggATGCCAACAAACCCTCCACGGACTTTCACAACCTGGCCCGGGACCTGGAGAACAACCGGACCAGCCCGCCCAGCGACAAGGAGGCGGAGATCTGCAGCGAGAGCTCAGGGAAGAGGAAGTTCTCGGAGGTGGAGGACCGGGAGCGCCGGGCGCCACCGGGCCTCCTGCAGGCCAAGTCCAAAGACGAGCTCGCCACGTCGGCGCAGAACTACCGCGGGGCGTACGGCCTGGAGGAGAACCACAAGACCTTCTCCGCACCCGCCGCCACGGAACTGGGCCAGGGCAAACGCAGCGCCTTCACCGAGGTCAAGAAGACGCCGCAGAACCTCAAACACCACGGCGGCAAGAACCTCCAGGGCGCCAACTCCGAGAACAAAGACGGCGGTCGCCCCAGCGGCGCTCCGCTGGAGAAGCACCTGAACATCCGGCAGGTGCTGTCGGAGACGCAGCCGCCGCAGGCCTCGCCGATGGGCAGCGCCTTCACTTCCGTCGCCCAGCACGGCGGCGGCGAGAGGAAGAGCGCCTTCAGCCAACCGTCGCGCTCCTTCTCCCAGATCTCTCCGCTGGTGATGCCGACCAAGCTGCTGGACTGCCGCCCGGCGGTGGGCGACACCATCTCGTCCAGCCGGCTCTACCAGGCCGACCACCTCGCCGCCAAGCTCCACGGCGCCGAGCTGGGCGCCAACTGCCCCgtgccgggcggcggcggcggcgtggccAAGCAGAACCCGTTCGTCTACGCCACCACCTTCTGGCCCAAGAGCTCCGGCGCCATCCAGCTGCAGATGCCGTCGGCGCTCACCTTGCTGCCGCCGTCCTTCACCTCACTCTGCCTGCCGGCGCAGAACTGGTGCGCCAAGTGCAACGCGTCGTTCCGCATGACCTCCGACCTCGTCTACCACATGCGCTCGCACCACAAGAAGGAGTTCGCCATGGAGCCCATGGTGAAGCGGCGGCGCGAGGAGAAGCTCAAGTGCCCCATTTGCAACGAGTCCTTCCGGGAGCGGCACCACCTGtcgcgtcacatgacctcccacaactga